Genomic window (Candidatus Polarisedimenticolaceae bacterium):
TGGCTCACCGACGAGTAGGCGACGAGCTTCTTCCAATCTTTCTGGACGAGGGCCACGGCGGCCCCGTAGATCACGCCGATCACGCACAGCGCCAGGGCGAACGGCGCGAACCGGCGCGTCGCGTCGGGAAGGATCGGCAGGCTGAACCGGAGGAACCCGTAGGTCCCCATCTTGAGCAGCACGCCCGCGAGGATGACCGAGCCCGCGGTCGGGGCCTCGACGTGCGCGTCGGGGAGCCACGTGTGGAACGGGAACATCGGAACTTTGATCGCGAAGCCGAGAAAGAACGCGAGCCACACCCAGGTCTGGAGGCCGATCCAATCCGGCCATGCGCCCATCGCCTGGAGGAGACGTACGTCGAACGTCGAGATACCGGTGAGATCCGCGTGATGAACGTACAGCGCGAGGATCCCGACCAGCATGAGGACGGAGCCGAGGAACGTATAGAGGAAGAACTTGACCGAGGCGTAGATGCGCCGGGGCCCGCCCCAGATCCCGATGAGGAAGTACATCGGGATCAGCATGACCTCCCAGAAGACGTAGAACAGGAACATGTCGAGGCTGATGAAGACGCCGAGCATCCCGGTCTGCAAGAAGAGGAGGCACGCGTAGTACGCACCTTCGCGCTTGTGGACGGCGGTCCAGGAGGAGAGGACCGCGAGGAATCCCAGGATCGTCGTGAGCAGGACGAGCAGCATCGAGATGCCGTCGACGCCGACGAGGTAGTGGACGCCGAACGCCCCGATCCATGGGCGGTCGAAGACGAACCGGAACCCGTACGCGTCGGCCGGCGCCGCGCCCCAGCCGAACCAGAGCGGCAAGCTGACGACGAGATCGGCGGCGGCGACGACCGTCGCGACCCGTGCGATCAAGGCCGGACGATCCTTCGGCAAGAGAAGGCAGAGGATCGCGCCGGCCAGCGGCAGATAGGTGACGACGTTGAGGAGGTGGGGCCCGAACGGGTTCATCCCGAAGACCTCGCGAAGCGCGAGAACCTATCACAGCGGGCGATGAAAGGGAAAGGTCGCTCGGGACTACGCGGAGACTTTGGCGTGGAGCGTCATGAGCACGTCCCACACGCGATCAGGATAGGCGAGCGGGATGCGACTGTTCACGTCGCGCCGCGCCTCGACGAGCGCCGGTCCCGAGCTGTACGCCGCAAGCGCCGCGTCGACGTCGCCGAACC
Coding sequences:
- a CDS encoding NADH-quinone oxidoreductase subunit M, giving the protein MNPFGPHLLNVVTYLPLAGAILCLLLPKDRPALIARVATVVAAADLVVSLPLWFGWGAAPADAYGFRFVFDRPWIGAFGVHYLVGVDGISMLLVLLTTILGFLAVLSSWTAVHKREGAYYACLLFLQTGMLGVFISLDMFLFYVFWEVMLIPMYFLIGIWGGPRRIYASVKFFLYTFLGSVLMLVGILALYVHHADLTGISTFDVRLLQAMGAWPDWIGLQTWVWLAFFLGFAIKVPMFPFHTWLPDAHVEAPTAGSVILAGVLLKMGTYGFLRFSLPILPDATRRFAPFALALCVIGVIYGAAVALVQKDWKKLVAYSSVSHLGFCMVGVFALNYQGLTGGVLQMINHGLSTGALFLLVGIVYERRHTRLLSDYGGLASVMPWFAVIFMIMTLSSIGMPLIPGNGFTGEWTILLGAFRLESKVWAVLSATGLVLGATYMLWLYQRTMFGKIDRDENRGLKDLGARELAYLLPLVVLAFWIGIRPEPFFKILDEPVTRLVRQVEKTYEYPEAQAGLARTSP